In Salminus brasiliensis chromosome 24, fSalBra1.hap2, whole genome shotgun sequence, one genomic interval encodes:
- the LOC140547003 gene encoding histone H4 — protein MSGRGKGGKGLGKGGAKRHRKVLRDNIQGITKPAIRRLARRGGVKRISGLIYEETRGVLKVFLENVIRDAVTYTEHAKRKTVTAMDVVYALKRQGRTLYGFGG, from the coding sequence ATGTCAGGCAGAGGAAAGGGCGGCAAAGGCCTTGGGAAAGGAGGCGCCAAGCGTCATCGTAAAGTGCTTCGcgataacatccagggtatcacaAAGCCGGCTATTCGCCGTCTGGCTCGTCGTGGCGGCGTCAAGCGTATCTCCGGTCTGATCTACGAAGAGACCCGCGGTGTGCTCAAAGTGTTCTTGGAAAACGTGATCAGAgacgcagtcacgtacactgagcatgccaaaagaaagaccgtcaccgctatggatgtggtgtacgccctgaagcgccagggacgcactctgtatggattcggaggttaa
- the LOC140547002 gene encoding histone H2B, giving the protein MPEPAKSAPKKGSKKAVTKTAGKGGKKRRKSRKESYAIYVYKVLKQVHPDTGISSKAMGIMNSFVNDIFERIAGESSRLAHYNKRSTITSREIQTAVRLLLPGELAKHAVSEGTKAVTKYTSSK; this is encoded by the coding sequence ATGCCTGAGCCAGCTAAGTCCGCGCCCAAGAAGGGATCCAAGAAAGCCGTGACCAAGACGGCCGGGAAAGGCGGCAAGaagcgcagaaagtccaggaaggagagctatgccatctacgtgtacaaggtgctgaagcaggtccaCCCTGACACTGGAATCTCCTCTAAAGCGATGGGCATCATGAACTCGTTCGTGAACGACATCTTCGAGCGCATCGCCGGTGAGTCTTCTCGTTTGGCTCACTACAACAAACGTTCTACTATCACCTCTAGGGAGATCCAGACCGCTGTGCGTCTGCTCCTTCCCGGTGAGTTGGCCAAGCACGCCGTGTCAGAGGGCACAAAGGCCGTCACCAAGTACACGAGCTCCAAGTAA
- the LOC140547004 gene encoding histone H4 → MSGRGKGGKGLGKGGAKRHRKVLRDNIQGITKPAIRRLARRGGVKRISGLIYEETRGVLKVFLENVIRDAVTYTEHAKRKTVTAMDVVYALKRQGRTLYGFGG, encoded by the coding sequence ATGTCAGGTAGAGGAAAGGGCGGCAAAGGCCTTGGGAAAGGAGGCGCCAAGCGTCATCGTAAAGTGCTTCGcgataacatccagggtatcacaAAGCCGGCTATTCGCCGTCTGGCTCGTCGTGGTGGCGTCAAGCGTATCTCCGGTCTGATCTACGAAGAGACCCGCGGTGTGCTCAAAGTGTTCTTGGAAAACGTGATCAGAgacgcagtcacgtacactgagcatgccaaaagaaagaccgtcaccgctatggatgtggtgtacgccctgaagcgccagggacgcactctgtatggattcggaggttaa